From Candidatus Synechococcus calcipolaris G9, a single genomic window includes:
- a CDS encoding DUF2555 domain-containing protein, producing the protein MPTLHATIHRDVDHLTATDVAALAERLDEDDYDTPFAALDDWHLLRSLAFQRPELAAPYLHLLDLEAFDEA; encoded by the coding sequence ATGCCAACCCTACATGCAACCATTCATAGGGATGTCGATCATCTGACGGCAACCGATGTGGCGGCCTTGGCTGAACGGCTCGATGAAGACGATTATGATACCCCCTTTGCCGCCCTCGATGATTGGCATTTATTGCGATCGCTGGCGTTTCAACGTCCAGAATTAGCCGCACCCTACCTCCATCTCCTTGACTTGGAAGCCTTTGACGAAGCCTAG